The genome window GCTGCTCCATGGCGTCGGCGTCCACCACGATCACCGACAGCTCGGAGAGGGGGTGGATGCGCATCCGCGTCAGCGCGTAGCGGGCGATGTCGAGGATCGCCTGCTCGTCGACCTCGGTTCCGGACTCGTTGTTGACGTCGATCGACATGGTGCGGTGTCTGTCTACTTCCCCTTGGGCCCGGACTGCCGGCCCCGGCCGCCCTTGTGGCCGCCGTTCTCGGTGCCGTGCTCGCTGTCGTACTTCTCGTACGCGTCGACGATACGGCCGACGAGCTTGTGCCGTACGACATCCTGCGACGACAGCCGGGAGAAGTGCACGTCGTCCAGCCCCTCCAGGATGTCCTGCACCTGACGAAGCCCGGACTTCGTACCGTTCGGCAGGTCGACCTGCGTCACATCCCCCGTGATCACGATCTTCGAGTCGAACCCGAGCCGCGTGAGGAACATCTTCATCTGCTCGGCCGAGGTGTTCTGCGCCTCGTCGAGAATGATGAAGGCGTCGTTGAGCGTGTTGTGCGTGAGCAGGTAGTCCTGGGTGACGTAGAGGGAATCCTCCGCGGCCACCTGGATGCAGACGGTCTCCTCCCTGCCCGCGGGCTCGATGGAGTCGATGAACCGCATCGGCCGTCCGCCGCCTCCCGCTGCGAGGTACTTGTCGCGCTTACGGGCGAGGCGGAAGGGTTCGATGCCTTCGGGGAGGCGGATGTCGACGATGTGGGCGTCGCGGCGGTGGGCGACTTCGCGGCCGTTCGCGAGCCCCGGCTTGCGGCCCTCGGCTGCCCGGCGGCGGGTGTATGCGACGCCGCCGAGCGACTGCACCAGCGAGATCACGTCGTCGCGGAGCAGGATTGACGTCGTCGTGTACTGGACCCGGCACGTGCGGTCCGTCTGTGTGACCGGTCCTCCATCGGCGTCGAGGAGGCCTTGGAGCACGGCGAGGCGGACCTCGGCCGAGTTGTAGAGGTAGTCGTCCGGCACGAACTTTGAGCACGACCGTGTACCGGGGAGGTCCAGGGAGCGCAGAACGGTCGTGACCGGATTCGGAACCCTGCTTCCGGGATCACCTGGAACCGGTACCCGGTTCGGGAAGTAGCCGTAGTCCTTGTGGTGCCGCACCGCAGCTCCCGGCAGCGCCATCTCCGGTGCGGAGACGGGTTCCGAGTCAGCCGTGCTGAACATGGGCGTGATGTTTCCCGTGATGCAGCCGTCACCGAGCAGGAGCCCCAAGGCGTAGGGGTCCATAGGGACCTCGCGCTCCGGGAAGCAGACCGGCGCGGTGAGCAGCGGCAGCTCATACCGTCGTGCGTGGGCCGCCCGCAGGTTGCCGATCATGTCCTGGGTCTCCAGGACGCGCCACGGCTTGTTGCGGCGCTTGTCCGATGCCGTACGGACAGTCCACAGGTGCTCACCGCAGCACAGGGTCCAGGAGCCGTCCTGGGCAGTGACGCGGTAGATGTCCCGCTCGCCCTGCGGGTACATGCCCAGTACCGGGGTCGGCTCACCGTTCGAGCCGATGACCAGGTCACCGACCTGAAGGTCGCCGATGGGACGCCAGCCGTCGGGCGTCAGCACGTTGGTGAAGAGCGGCTGCGACCGTCCACGCATGTATGCCAACGGCGCCACCTCGATAGTCCCCGAAGCCATCAGCTTCGGGATCGAGTCCGGGTCCAGCATGTCGTGCAGCGCGTCGTACAGCGGGCGCAGATAGGGGTCGATCTTCTCGTAGAGGGTGCCGGGGAGGAAGCCGAGGCGTTCGCCGGCCTCGACCGCCGGGCGGGTCAGGATGATGCGGTTGACCTGCTTGGACTGGAGCGCCTGGACGGCCTTGGCCATGGCGAGGTACGTCTTGCCGGTGCCCGCCGGGCCGATGCCGAAGACGATCGTGTGCTTGTCGATGGCGTCGACATAGCGCTTCTGGTTGAGGGTCTTGGGGCGGATCGTGCGGCCACGCGAGGACAGGATGTTCTGTGTCAGCACCTCGGCCGGGGTCTCCTGGCCGTCGCTCTTCCCGTTCTCGCTCGCCCTCAGCATGGCGATCGAGCGTTCCACCGCATCCTCCGTCATCGGCTGTCCGGTGCGGAGCACCAGCATCATCTCGTCGAACAGACGCTGGACGAGAGCGACTTCGGGGGCGTCGCCGACCGCGCTGATCTCATTGCCCCGGACATGGATGTCGACCGCCGGGAAGGCCTTCTCGATCACGCGCAGGAGGGAGTCGCCGGAACCCAGCACGGTCACCATGGGGTGCGCCGCGGGGACGGTGAACTGCGCTCTCGCCTTGCCCTGCGCGGGGGTGTGAGCTGTGCGTGTCTGAGTCATGGGCCGGCCCTGTAGGCCGCGGGTCCTCCTCTTGGCGTGGGGCTCGTGTTGCCCTTTTCCAGGGTACGACGCGGGGGTGACAGTGCCGTAGGGCTTTTACCGGGGGAGCTCGGGGGTGGCTGTGGTTTGCGGCCGCGGGTCCGTTGTGGCTGGTCGCGCAGTTCCCCGCGCCCCTGAAAGGCAGGGGCTGCGCCCCCTGCCTTTCAGCGCCAGACCGGCGCGCCCGCCGCTCCCGTTGCCGCGCCCTCGATCTTTGCCCGGATCTCTCTCATCACCGTCACGATGCGTTGTTCGTGGTCCGGGGTCAGACGGGTGGCCGGGACCGAGCAGCTGATGGCGTCGGTGGCGGGGGTGGCGGTGTGGAGGGCGAAGCCGAAGCCGACGATGCCGGTGACGCCCTCCTCGCGGTCGACGGCGTAGCCGCGGGCGCGGACGCCGGCGAGGTCGGCGGTGAGGGCGGCGCGGGTGGTGTGGGTGTGGCGGGTGAGCGCCCGGTAGGGGCCGTCGGGGAGGTCCGTGTCGGGGCGTTCGGCGAGGAGTGCCTTGCCGAGGGCTCCGGCGTGGGCGGGCAGGCGGCGGCCGACGCGGCTGATCGTGCGCAGGTACTCGTGGGACTCGCGGGTGGCGAGGTAGGCGACGTCCATGCCGTCGAGGCGGGCGAGGTGGATGGTCTCGCCGAGTGCCTCGGACGCCTCGTCGAGGTAGGGCCGTACGGCGCGTACGCGCGGGTCGGAGTCCAGATAGCCGGTGCCGGTGAGCAGGGCGTGGATGCCGATGCCGTAGAGGGAGCCGGTGGTGTCGGTGCGGACCCAACCTCGGCCGATCAGGGTCTGGAGCAGGGCGTACATCGAGCTGCGCGGGACGTCGAGCGCGTCGGCGAGTTCCTGGAGGCGGGCGGGGCGGTCGCCGCGCGCGGCGAGCAGTTCCAGCAGGTCGACCGTGCGCGCCGCCGACTTCACCTCGCGTACGCCCCCGGCACCGACCGTGCCACCCGCGCTCTCCGTCTCCGCCATGGAGCCGATCGTAATCGGGGGCCGCATGCCCTCTTGACGCCGATTGTTCGCCTACCTAACCTCCATCTCCATACGTAGATGACCCTCGTCCCTCCCCTCCCCTCCCCTCCCCTCCCCCCACCCAGGAGCCGCCCTGTGACCGCGACCCGCGACCTGACCATCACCGAGGTCCGGCTGACCCCGATCCTGGTCGCCGACCCGCCGCTGCTGAACACGCAGGGCGTGCACCAGCCGTACACGCCCCGGCTGATCGTGGAGGTGGTGACCGCCGACGGGATCACGGGGGTCGGCGAGACGTACGGCGACACCAAGTACCTGGAGCTGGCGCGGCCGTTCGCGGAGAAGCTGGTGGGCCGGCGGGTCAGCGATCTGAACGGGCTGTTCGTCGTCGCCGACGAGGTGGCGGTCGACGGTTCGCGGGTCTCCGGACAGGTCGACGTGGGCGGGCTGCGCGGGGTCCAGACCGCCGGCAAGCTGCGGCTGTCGGTGGTGTCGGGGTTCGAGGTCGCCTGTCTCGACGCGCTCGGCAAGGCGCTGGGGCTGCCCGTGCACGCGCTGCTCGGCGGGAAGGTGCGGGACTCCGTGGAGTACAGCGCGTACCTGTTCTACAAGTGGGCGGACCATCCCGAGGGGGTCGCCGCCGAGAAGGACGACTGGGGTGCGGCCGTGGACCCGGCGGGGGTCGTGGAGCAGGCCCGGAAGTTCAAGGAACGGTACGGGTTCACGTCGTTCAAGCTGAAGGGGGGTGTCTTCCCGCCGGAGGAGGAGATCGCCGCGATCCGTGCGCTGGCGGAGGCGTTCCCCGGGCATCCGCTGCGGCTGGACCCCAACGGGGCCTGGTCCGTGGGGACTTCGTTGAAGGTCGCGGACGCGCTGGGCGACGTCCTGGAATATCTGGAGGACCCGGCGCTCGGGACGCCCGCGATGGCCGAGGTGGCGGCGGGGACGTCCGTGCCGCTCGCCACGAACATGTGCGTGACGACCTTCGCGGAGATCCAGGAGGCGTTCACGAAGGGGGCGGTGCAGGTCGTCCTCTCCGACCACCACTACTGGGGCGGGCTGCGCAACACGCGTGAACTGGCCGCGGTCTGCCGGACGTTCGGGGTCGGGGTGTCCATGCACTCCAACACCCATCTGGGGATCAGCCTCGCCGCGATGACCCATGTGGCGTCCACGGTGCCCGGTCTGCACCATGCCTGCGACTCCCACTACCCCTGGCAGTCGGAGGACGTCCTCACCTCCCGGCTGACCTTCGAGGACGGGGCGGTACGGGTGTCCGACGCGCCGGGGCTGGGGGTCGAACTCGACCGCGAGAAGCTGGAGTTCCTGCATCGGCGGTGGGTGGAGGACGACGGTTCGTTGAGGGACCGGGACGACGCGGCGGCGATGCGGGTGGCTGAGCCGGGGTGGGTGACGCCGGCCGTGCCTCGCTGGTAGCCGCGCGGTTCCTCGTCTGCGGTCCGCACCCGACGACGCACCGAACCCGACACTCACGTCACCCGCCCCCCACGCGGAGCGCTTGGTGCAGACTGGCTGGATCCGCACCACGCCAGGGAGCACATCGTGACCGCGTTCAAGGGAGAGCGTCCGGAACACCGACCCCAGGTCGACCCGCTGAGGGGCCTGAGAACGGCCGGTGACCCACCCTGGGACGTCTATCTGACCGGCACCGTCTTCCTCGACATCATCTTCACCGGCCTCGACTCCGCCCCGGTGCGCGGAACCGAGTCCTGGGCCCGCGGGATGGGGTCGAGCCCCGGCGGCGTCGCGAACATGGCCACGGCCCTGGCCCGGCTCGGCCTGAAGACCTCCCTCGCGGCGGCCTTCGGCGACGACCACTACGGCGAGTACTGCTGGGACGCGCTGGAGCAGGGCGAGGGCATCGACCTCTCCACCTCCCGCACGGTCCGCGGCTGGCACTCCCCCGTCACGGTCTCCATGGCGTACGAGGGCGAGCGCACGATGGTCTCGCACGGCCACGCGGCGCCCTCGGAGCAGTCCGAGCCGGAGTGCCCGCCCTCCGCCCGCGCCGCCGTCGCCTCCCTCACGCCCGGCG of Streptomyces phaeolivaceus contains these proteins:
- a CDS encoding glucarate dehydratase family protein; translation: MTATRDLTITEVRLTPILVADPPLLNTQGVHQPYTPRLIVEVVTADGITGVGETYGDTKYLELARPFAEKLVGRRVSDLNGLFVVADEVAVDGSRVSGQVDVGGLRGVQTAGKLRLSVVSGFEVACLDALGKALGLPVHALLGGKVRDSVEYSAYLFYKWADHPEGVAAEKDDWGAAVDPAGVVEQARKFKERYGFTSFKLKGGVFPPEEEIAAIRALAEAFPGHPLRLDPNGAWSVGTSLKVADALGDVLEYLEDPALGTPAMAEVAAGTSVPLATNMCVTTFAEIQEAFTKGAVQVVLSDHHYWGGLRNTRELAAVCRTFGVGVSMHSNTHLGISLAAMTHVASTVPGLHHACDSHYPWQSEDVLTSRLTFEDGAVRVSDAPGLGVELDREKLEFLHRRWVEDDGSLRDRDDAAAMRVAEPGWVTPAVPRW
- a CDS encoding IclR family transcriptional regulator yields the protein MAETESAGGTVGAGGVREVKSAARTVDLLELLAARGDRPARLQELADALDVPRSSMYALLQTLIGRGWVRTDTTGSLYGIGIHALLTGTGYLDSDPRVRAVRPYLDEASEALGETIHLARLDGMDVAYLATRESHEYLRTISRVGRRLPAHAGALGKALLAERPDTDLPDGPYRALTRHTHTTRAALTADLAGVRARGYAVDREEGVTGIVGFGFALHTATPATDAISCSVPATRLTPDHEQRIVTVMREIRAKIEGAATGAAGAPVWR
- a CDS encoding PhoH family protein produces the protein MTQTRTAHTPAQGKARAQFTVPAAHPMVTVLGSGDSLLRVIEKAFPAVDIHVRGNEISAVGDAPEVALVQRLFDEMMLVLRTGQPMTEDAVERSIAMLRASENGKSDGQETPAEVLTQNILSSRGRTIRPKTLNQKRYVDAIDKHTIVFGIGPAGTGKTYLAMAKAVQALQSKQVNRIILTRPAVEAGERLGFLPGTLYEKIDPYLRPLYDALHDMLDPDSIPKLMASGTIEVAPLAYMRGRSQPLFTNVLTPDGWRPIGDLQVGDLVIGSNGEPTPVLGMYPQGERDIYRVTAQDGSWTLCCGEHLWTVRTASDKRRNKPWRVLETQDMIGNLRAAHARRYELPLLTAPVCFPEREVPMDPYALGLLLGDGCITGNITPMFSTADSEPVSAPEMALPGAAVRHHKDYGYFPNRVPVPGDPGSRVPNPVTTVLRSLDLPGTRSCSKFVPDDYLYNSAEVRLAVLQGLLDADGGPVTQTDRTCRVQYTTTSILLRDDVISLVQSLGGVAYTRRRAAEGRKPGLANGREVAHRRDAHIVDIRLPEGIEPFRLARKRDKYLAAGGGGRPMRFIDSIEPAGREETVCIQVAAEDSLYVTQDYLLTHNTLNDAFIILDEAQNTSAEQMKMFLTRLGFDSKIVITGDVTQVDLPNGTKSGLRQVQDILEGLDDVHFSRLSSQDVVRHKLVGRIVDAYEKYDSEHGTENGGHKGGRGRQSGPKGK